A genome region from Populus alba chromosome 3, ASM523922v2, whole genome shotgun sequence includes the following:
- the LOC118054364 gene encoding DNA replication licensing factor MCM6, producing the protein MRNAPDLFNKLVDSISPTVFGHQDIKRALLLMLFGGVHNFTHEGVNLREDIDACIVGDPSCAKSQSLKYTSGIVPRSVYTSGKSSSATGLTATVAKEPETAEFCIEVAIHEAMEQQAISITKAVMQATLNARTSILAAVNPTGGHFDKSKPLKYNVVLPPSILSRFDLVYVMIGDPNNQTDTTLRTILGDTTVGSRVAYRMTVRQLEALIRLYEAIARSTTKAFLLSSEIAENIHNQCGVKEIDLSEIQEANHDDGVGALVMRLRQHEEAVMRDGTGRVDKMSLIRKEGYLIVVDYGSRPEAEGDGARQSSSKDDRILAVAPNYVVE; encoded by the exons ATGAGAAACGCACCTGATCTCTTCAACAAGCTTGTAGATAGTATTTCTCCAACTGTTTTTGGTCACCAAGATATCAAACGCGCACTCCTGCTTATGCTCTTCGGTGGTGTCCACAATTTCACTCATGAGGGTGTTAACCTTAGAGAGGACATCGATGCTTGTATTGTTGGTGATCCCAGCTGTGCAAAATCTCAGTCCCTCAA GTATACTTCAGGTATAGTTCCCAGATCCGTCTACACATCTGGAAAATCATCATCTGCTACTGGGTTGACAGCAACTGTGGCTAAAGAACCAGAAACTGCGGAATTTTGTATTGAG GTTGCAATTCATGAGGCCATGGAACAGCAGGCAATAAGCATCACAAAAGCTGTGATGCAAGCAACACTCAATGCTCGAACATCAATTCTAGCTGCAGTTAACCCCACTGGAGGACACTTTGATAAATCTAAACCACTCAAG TATAACGTGGTTCTCCCCCCTTCAATTCTTTCAAGGTTTGATCTGGTATATGTGATGATTGGTGATCCCAATAATCAAACTGATACCACATTGCGCACCATATT AGGTGATACAACTGTGGGGAGTAGAGTTGCTTATCGGATGACTGTTAGACAGCTGGAGGCATTAATCAGACTGTATGAGGCCATTGCACGAA GTACAACCAAGGCATTTTTGCTTAGCAGTGAAATTGCTGAAAACATCCATAATCAG TGTGGAGTCAAGGAGATTGATTTATCTGAGATTCAAGAAGCAAATCATGATGATGGTGTTGGTGCACTAGTCATGCGCCTAAGACAGCATGAAGAAGCTGTGATGCGAGATG GGACAGGGAGAGTTGATAAGATG AGTTTGATTCGGAAGGAAGGCTATTTGATTGTGGTAGATTATGGCAGCAGACCAGAAGCAGAGGGCGATGGTGCAAGGCAGTCATCGTCAAAAGATGACAGGATATTGGCTGTTGCTCCCAATTATGTGGTAGAATGA
- the LOC118054363 gene encoding probable purine permease 4, with the protein MVHASPPNSPKSHLYSPSALKTKNNIETIQEQQKPHQDSSSSQSPVITMSNDSSISVREDQKARTNKRYIFLLVINYSFLFVGSLSSSLLLKFYFNHQGSSRWVSTWVQSAGFPLLLFPIYLPFYVFKCTDRRPFSLFTPKLLILSIFIGFMLGLNNLLFSWGNSYLPVSTSSLLLSSQLVFNLILSVIIVKQKITFQNFNCVILLTLSSVLLALGSSHDKSQGLTRAKYFIGFLSTIGAGLLFALYLPVMEKIYRRIYCYEMVVEMQLVMEIAATALATMGMASAGGFSEMKRESQVKFDKGARVYWVTVFANVVTWQLCFMGTAGMVFLTSSLTGGICMTALLAMNVLGGVVVYGDEFGGVKVVSTVLCGWGFCSYVYGLYLKMKEEKEMENKNHGMEMVHNAVAPNNV; encoded by the coding sequence ATGGTACACGCATCACCTCCAAATTCTCCCAAATCCCATCTCTACTCTCCAAGTGCtctcaaaaccaaaaacaatatcGAAACAATTCAGGAACAACAAAAGCCACACCAAGATTCCTCATCATCACAATCTCCAGTGATCACCATGAGCAATGATTCAAGTATTAGTGTGCGAGAAGACCAAAAGGCCAGGACAAACAAGAGATATATCTTTCTTTTGGTGATCAACTACTCGTTCCTGTTTGTGGGCTCGCTCTCTTCTAGCTTACTCTTGAAGTTTTATTTCAACCATCAGGGTTCCAGCAGATGGGTCTCTACATGGGTTCAATCCGCGGGTTTCCCTCTCCTTCTCTTCCCTATTTACCTCCCTTTTTATGTCTTCAAATGCACTGATAGACGTCCATTTAGTCTCTTCACTCCAAAACTGTTAATCCTATCAATCTTCATAGGTTTCATGTTAGGCTTGAACAACCTTCTCTTTTCTTGGGGTAATTCTTATCTCCCAGTATCAACCTCATCTCTCCTTTTGTCTTCACAGCTAGTGTTCAATCTCATCCTCTCAGTGATCATAGTAAAACAAAAGATcacttttcaaaatttcaactGTGTAATCCTCTTGACCCTAAGTTCAGTTCTTTTGGCTTTAGGTTCAAGCCATGACAAGTCCCAAGGTCTAACCCGTGCAAAGTATTTCATTGGCTTCTTATCGACAATAGGAGCGGGCTTGTTATTTGCCTTATATTTACCAGTCATGGAGAAGATATACAGAAGGATCTACTGTTATGAGATGGTGGTGGAAATGCAGCTGGTGATGGAGATTGCAGCCACCGCTCTGGCCACCATGGGGATGGCATCAGCCGGTGGTTTTTCAGAGATGAAACGGGAAAGCCAGGTCAAGTTCGATAAAGGAGCAAGGGTTTATTGGGTTACAGTGTTTGCTAACGTGGTTACTTGGCAGCTATGCTTCATGGGCACAGCAGGAATGGTTTTCTTAACATCATCACTAACAGGAGGGATTTGCATGACTGCCCTCTTGGCCATGAACGTGTTAGGAGGGGTGGTGGTCTACGGAGACGAGTTTGGTGGTGTCAAGGTAGTGTCCACTGTTCTTTGTGGGTGGGGTTTTTGTTCTTATGTCTATGGTCTATATCTTAagatgaaagaagaaaaggagatggAGAATAAAAATCATGGGATGGAGATGGTTCATAATGCTGTAGCACCCAACAATGTTTAA
- the LOC118054365 gene encoding plasma membrane-associated cation-binding protein 1 — translation MGYWKSKVLPKIKKVFEKDSAKKAAAAEACKSFDESKEEISKEFEEKKTELEPKVIEIYEASSAEIKTLVKDPKEAGLKKQSTSAQKFLDELVKIEFPGSKLVSEASSKYGPAYVPGPIFFVFEKVSTFILVEEKAVEAPAPATETKTEEATTSTEKEIVVEEEKKEEVVVAEASEKTEPPPAVAETPAKVEEAEPPKP, via the exons ATGGGGTATTGGAAATCAAAGGTTCTTCCAAAGATCAAGAAGGTTTTTGAGAAGGACAGTGCCAAGAAGGCAGCTGCAGCTGAAGCTTGCAAGTCCTTTGATGAATCGAAG GAAGAAATCAGTAAGGAGTTTGAAGAGAAGAAGACTGAACTTGAACCTAAAGTGATAGAAATCTATGAAGCTTCATCAGCTGAAATCAAG ACCTTAGTTAAGGATCCCAAAGAAGCAGGATTAAAGAAGCAATCTACTTCAGCTCAAAAGTTCCTTGATGAGCTTGTTAAAATCG AGTTTCCAGGATCAAAACTAGTATCTGAAGCATCTTCAAAATACGGACCAGCCTATGTTCCGGGTCCTATTTTCTTCGTCTTTGAAAAAGTCTCAACCTTTATTCTGGTAGAGGAAAAGGCAGTCGAGGCACCAGCACCAGCAACCGAAACAAAAACCGAGGAAGCAACTACTAGCACAGAGAAGGAGATAGTAGTcgaggaagagaagaaagaagaggtAGTAGTAGCGGAGGCTTCAGAGAAGACTGAACCACCTCCAGCAGTGGCTGAAACACCTGCCAAGGTGGAGGAAGCAGAGCCACCAAAGCCGTGA